GTTCCGACGCCTTGCGCTTGCCGCTTTGAGTGACCGGGCGTGTGGGTCGCTCTCGCCCCGGCAGGAACGACTGCTCGTCACCCGAGTGTTACAGGCTCGCCCGTGGTCGATCGTGGCCTCTGCGCTTGATTTTCATTCATCGAGTGGCTGTCGACGGGCGCTTGGCCGGACGCTCCGCCCGCTGGTCGACCGGTACGGAACGAGCGCGGCCGAAGACGAACGGAAGTGGTACGATGAGTGAACTAGTGTTGCTCCTTGCAGTGGTGTTGTTGCTCGTCGGTGTGGTCGGAAGCGTTGTTCCGATGATGCCGGGCGCACCCCTCTCGCTGTCGGGTGTGGTTCTTTACTGGTGGTCGACGGGTTTTTCCGATCCCGGTCTGGTAGCGGTGTTCGTCCTCACCGTACTCGGTCTCAGCGCGGTGCTCGCCGATCTTTTCGGCGGAGCGATCACCGCTCGCGTCGGCGGTGCCTCGCTCGTGACGACTGGACTCGCGGCCGTCGTCGGCGTCGTGTTGCTGTTTCTCACTGGCCCGGTCGGGCTGTTGGTCGGCATCGCTGGAACCGTCTTCCTCGCGGAATACGTCCGTCACCGAGACGCTAGAGCGGGCGTGAAAACCGCGCTGTTCGCAACGGCTGGCGTCGTCGGGTCGGCCGCCATGCAACTACTGCTCACCGCCAGTATGTTCGTGCTTTTCGTGTTTGCAGTGTTCCTGTAGGATCTGAGGAGTCTCAGCACGTGCAGTTGCCGCCACAGTCCCCACCACAGTCACAGTCCGGACCACACGTACACTCTCCACACCGGTACACGTAGCCACCGCCCGATTTACCTGTCGACCAACGGTTTGTGACGCGTCGCATCACCGGCGCAATGCACTGATCAAGTCCGATCGAACGCTTCGTTTGCATGATGATTGACTCCGTGTCGAAAAACGACAGATCGAAATAAAATACTATTGTTTAATATATTAATACAACTTATACCAATTATAGTGTGGAGATTAATAACAAGCGGATCAACCGCTGGTGTGGTCGGAACGCCTGTCAGGATCGGTGTGCTACGGATGGTATGTCGTGTGATGTTTCGGAGTGTGAGAACAGTGCTGCGGTTCGACTCCACGTGCCGTGGGCAGACACCAGAGCCGTCTGTCCAGCCCACGCGCGGGCGTTAGCCCAGCAGGATGGTGTTGTGGCTGAGCCGCTCGATGGAACCGAAGAGCAGTGGCCCTAAAGTGAAACAGCCATCATCACCTCATCGATGTATTCACCATCGATGAGGTAATGATCTTCCCGAACCGCTTCGGTTTCCCAGCCATGGCTGTCGAGGAATTCGATCGCCTCTTCATTGGTGGAGGGAACGCTGTTGTACACCTTTTCATACTCCTGTTCGGTGGCCCACTCCAGTCCGCGTTGGAGCAGGTGGCTTCCGATCCCGTACCCGCGATACGCAGGAAGGACGCCGACGGTGAGTTCCGCGGTGTGACTCAACTTTTCGATTTCGGGCGCGTTGAGATGCACCCATCCAACCACGTCCTCGTTGACTGTCGCAACGAAAAACACGCGGGATCGGAGATCGTTGTGTCGGAGTAAGACGTTCTCGTGATCAACGATGTCCGCGATGTTTTCGGCAACGATGTACGTCTCGTCGTCGATGGCCATCCGAATGGCCCCGACAAGTCCGCTGAGATCGCTCTCGTGGGCTTGACGGATCACGACTTCGACATCGTCCTCCGAAAACCGTTGTTCGGTCCCGCTCTCGAACGCGACCGAAAGATGATTGTCGTCCTCTCTGATAATCCCATCGCGCTTTAGGATCGCTACGTGATGGCCGAACGCCGACGGTTCCATGTTGAGTGCTGTTCGTGCCGCCTCGTACTCGACAGTCCCGTATCGCTCGACATGTTCGTACACATCCTTCCGGTCTCGGTGGGTGAATTCGAGCTCATCGGAGAACTGCATGAGTAATAATATCACACCTCACTACTTAACCATTTGTGCTGGGGTGGCCTGTAGCACGCCGTGGAACCTGGGTCAACAGCTGTGCCGTATCCTTGATGTTGTGGGTCTCAAGCAGCAGTTCGGCAACTTCGCGAACAGTGAATTCGGCGTCGATTGACACGTCATAGCACCGAGCGTACAGGGTGAGCCAGTCGTTCATCGCGCGTTCGAGCCGTGACAGTTCGGCGGGAGAGAACCGGCCCGGTCCGTCGGTGGCGTGTGCTTCGATGTACAAGCCGACGGCAGGCCCGACACCGTTGCGAAGCAATCTCACTGCCCGTTGCTCATCAGGGGGATCCACCGGTGGGTCGAACGTCGCTCGATCCTGACGGGCCTGTTCGGCCAGCGTAGCGATCCGCTCGTGGCGTTCGGTGTTCATGCTCTGTGGGTTAGCCGCGATTGAATTCGACTCCCTTGCCACCACCCGGATGTTCCCAATCGGTGTCGGCAACGACAGCACACGTCCCACACTCGATACACGGCTGGGTGTCGAGACTCACGACGTGTTTCGTGTCGCCGTTGGTCGTGATCGTCTCCTCCCGGTAACAGCCGCCACCGAAGTCCGTCGCACTGACGGGACACGCAGAAACGGCCGTTCCGCTCGCTTCCACTGAGCTGTCGCGCAGCCGAATGTGGGGATTACCGATATCCGTATCATACGTCAGTTCACCGATCCGTTCTTCCAGACTCGGTGGCTCGACGGTGGATCGGTCACGAACAGGAGCACCGAGCTCCTCCGCGATGACCGTCGGAAGCGTGACGTAGGGCGTCCGGGTGTCCGGGATCGACATCGACATGAACGGTGAACTGTACAGCCGTTCTACCAGCCCGATGGCGTCCATCGCTTTGAGTCCGACGCGACCGATGGGTGAAGTGAGCAGCCGATCGACCGTATCAGTCGTCTTCTTCCGTTCACCGATCGGTCGCAGTCGTTCGTAGCGCTTCGGTCTGAGCTTCTTCATCATACCACTCTCTTTCAGCTTCCGCTCG
The sequence above is drawn from the Halocatena salina genome and encodes:
- a CDS encoding DUF456 domain-containing protein — its product is MSELVLLLAVVLLLVGVVGSVVPMMPGAPLSLSGVVLYWWSTGFSDPGLVAVFVLTVLGLSAVLADLFGGAITARVGGASLVTTGLAAVVGVVLLFLTGPVGLLVGIAGTVFLAEYVRHRDARAGVKTALFATAGVVGSAAMQLLLTASMFVLFVFAVFL
- a CDS encoding GNAT family N-acetyltransferase; translated protein: MQFSDELEFTHRDRKDVYEHVERYGTVEYEAARTALNMEPSAFGHHVAILKRDGIIREDDNHLSVAFESGTEQRFSEDDVEVVIRQAHESDLSGLVGAIRMAIDDETYIVAENIADIVDHENVLLRHNDLRSRVFFVATVNEDVVGWVHLNAPEIEKLSHTAELTVGVLPAYRGYGIGSHLLQRGLEWATEQEYEKVYNSVPSTNEEAIEFLDSHGWETEAVREDHYLIDGEYIDEVMMAVSL